The Cystobacter fuscus DSM 2262 genome includes a region encoding these proteins:
- a CDS encoding trans-sulfuration enzyme family protein yields MTKKTTRTAQIGTFPVGRVEVPVLPAINATTVLFPDTASLAPIDPDSLRHSGRSPYENFYYGGVGTPTTEAFGQAVAGLEGGTFAALAPSGQSALVATLSALLKQGDHVLIVDTVTYTTRWYIDQCLATAGVAVTYYPPDVSDLDPLLRPNTRVVFMESPGSMTFEVQDVAALCQTAARHGIVTVLDNTWAASRCFQPFAHGVDISVLSLTKYHAAPAGVSLGAVVTRTERLHALIKNQTALLGLHVSPDACARASLALATLDLRLNHQERTTRLVLEGLAGHPAIRALFHPSLPEAPGHAVWRRDFQGANSLLTIAFDGLDRPTVNAMVDRLRVVRIGYGWGGSLSLATIFEANEWRTVSRSPARGTCLRIYLGLEDPLDILADLRQALDRS; encoded by the coding sequence GTGACGAAAAAGACCACCCGCACGGCGCAGATCGGCACGTTCCCCGTGGGACGCGTCGAGGTCCCGGTCCTGCCCGCCATCAACGCGACCACGGTGTTGTTTCCCGACACGGCGTCGCTCGCCCCGATCGATCCGGACTCGCTCCGCCACTCGGGGCGAAGCCCCTATGAGAACTTCTATTACGGGGGGGTGGGAACACCGACCACCGAGGCCTTCGGCCAGGCCGTGGCCGGACTGGAAGGGGGCACCTTCGCGGCGCTGGCCCCTTCGGGGCAGAGCGCGCTGGTCGCCACCTTGTCGGCGCTGCTGAAGCAGGGCGACCACGTCCTCATCGTCGATACGGTGACGTACACGACGCGCTGGTACATCGATCAGTGCCTCGCCACCGCCGGGGTCGCCGTCACCTACTACCCACCGGACGTCAGCGACCTCGACCCCCTGCTCAGGCCCAATACCCGCGTGGTGTTCATGGAGTCTCCGGGCTCCATGACCTTCGAGGTGCAGGATGTCGCGGCCCTCTGCCAGACAGCCGCCCGCCACGGCATCGTGACGGTGCTCGACAACACCTGGGCGGCGTCGCGCTGCTTCCAGCCGTTCGCCCACGGGGTCGACATCTCGGTGCTCTCGCTGACCAAGTACCACGCGGCTCCGGCCGGCGTGTCCCTGGGCGCGGTGGTCACGCGGACGGAGCGCCTGCATGCCCTCATCAAGAACCAGACGGCCCTGCTCGGCCTGCACGTCAGTCCGGATGCCTGCGCACGTGCCTCCCTGGCGCTGGCGACGTTGGATCTCCGGTTGAACCATCAGGAGCGCACCACCCGGCTCGTGCTCGAGGGCCTCGCCGGGCATCCAGCCATCCGGGCGCTGTTCCACCCGTCCCTGCCGGAGGCACCAGGACATGCGGTGTGGCGGCGTGACTTCCAGGGCGCCAACAGCCTGCTGACGATCGCGTTCGATGGGCTCGACCGGCCCACGGTGAACGCGATGGTGGATCGGCTCCGGGTGGTCCGGATCGGTTATGGCTGGGGAGGATCGCTCAGTCTGGCGACCATCTTCGAGGCCAATGAGTGGCGGACCGTGTCGCGCTCCCCGGCTCGCGGAACGTGTTTGAGAATCTACCTCGGCCTGGAGGATCCCTTGGATATCCTCGCCGATCTGCGGCAGGCACTCGACAGGAGCTAG
- a CDS encoding multidrug resistance efflux transporter family protein, translating into MENERVSRGRRIHGPGLGRLVAWGVLASAFFSLSFVLNRSMSLSGGHWFWSASLRYAAMLLILGGWVGMRRGRDGLMEVARVFRSRPGFWLLSGGVGFGVFYAGICFAADHTPGWVLATTWQSTLLASPLVLRAFGLRVPLRGVFFIALVLVGISLVNLQQWRGGLSTRELVLGVVPVLVAAFAYPFGNQMLNAARHGTSTRIAPIHSPALADAASCVLLLVLGSVPFWCGLALVTRPPAPTSSQVLQTLIVALSSGVIATPLFLRARTAASDAYSIAAVDATQAGEVVFALLGEVLLLGAPLPEAGALAGLLLVISGLIGFTLGGPAGADVEPSPSEQERANASPPSE; encoded by the coding sequence ATGGAGAACGAGCGGGTGTCAAGGGGGCGGCGGATCCACGGCCCCGGGCTGGGGCGGCTCGTCGCGTGGGGGGTGTTGGCATCCGCGTTCTTCAGCCTCTCGTTCGTGCTCAACCGCTCCATGAGCCTGTCGGGTGGGCACTGGTTCTGGAGCGCCAGCCTGCGCTACGCCGCGATGCTGCTGATTCTCGGCGGCTGGGTGGGCATGCGGAGGGGGCGCGACGGGCTGATGGAGGTCGCCCGGGTCTTCCGCTCACGTCCCGGCTTCTGGTTGCTCTCCGGCGGAGTGGGCTTCGGCGTGTTCTACGCGGGCATCTGCTTCGCCGCGGATCACACCCCGGGGTGGGTGCTCGCCACCACGTGGCAATCCACCCTGCTCGCCTCTCCCCTCGTCCTGCGGGCCTTCGGCTTGCGCGTCCCCCTTCGGGGCGTGTTCTTCATCGCCCTGGTGCTCGTGGGCATCAGCCTCGTCAATCTGCAGCAATGGCGGGGCGGACTGTCCACGCGGGAGCTGGTGTTGGGGGTGGTCCCCGTGCTCGTGGCGGCTTTCGCCTACCCCTTCGGCAACCAGATGCTGAACGCGGCCCGTCATGGCACGAGCACGCGCATCGCGCCCATCCACTCGCCGGCCCTCGCGGATGCGGCCTCCTGTGTGCTGTTGCTGGTGCTCGGCTCGGTTCCCTTCTGGTGCGGACTCGCGCTCGTGACGCGCCCGCCGGCGCCCACGTCCTCCCAGGTGCTGCAGACGCTGATCGTGGCGCTGTCCTCGGGGGTGATCGCCACCCCGCTGTTCCTCCGCGCCCGGACCGCGGCGAGTGACGCCTACAGCATCGCCGCCGTTGACGCGACCCAGGCGGGCGAGGTGGTCTTCGCCCTGCTCGGAGAAGTGCTGCTGTTGGGGGCTCCACTGCCCGAGGCGGGCGCGCTGGCCGGGCTCCTCCTGGTCATCTCCGGGCTCATCGGTTTCACCCTGGGCGGCCCCGCTGGAGCCGACGTCGAGCCGAGCCCCTCGGAGCAAGAAAGGGCCAACGCTTCTCCCCCATCGGAGTGA